From one Rattus rattus isolate New Zealand chromosome 15, Rrattus_CSIRO_v1, whole genome shotgun sequence genomic stretch:
- the Matr3 gene encoding matrin-3 isoform X1, with product MSKSFQQSSLGRDSQGHGRDLSAAGIGLLAAATQSLSMPASLGRMNQGTARLASLMNLGMSSSLNQQGAHSALSSASTSSHNLQSIFNIGSRGPLPLSSQHRGDTDQASNILASFGLSARDLDELSRYPEDKITPENLPQILLQLKRRRTEEGPTLSYGRDGRSATREPPYRVPRDDWEEKRHFRRDSFDDRGPSLNPVLDYDHGSRSQESGYYDRMDYEDDRLRDGERCRDDSFFGETSHNYHKFDSEYERMGRGPGPLQERSLFEKKRGAPPSSNIEDFHGLLPKGYPHLCSICDLPVHSNKEWSQHINGASHSRRCQLLLEIYPEWNPDNDTGHTMGDPFMLQQSTNPAPGILGPPPPSFHLGGPAVGPRGNLGAGNGNLQGPRHMQKGRVETSRVVHIMDFQRGKNLRYQLLQLVEPFGVISNHLILNKINEAFIEMATTEDAQAAVDYYTTTPALVFGKPVRVHLSQKYKRIKKPEGKPDQKFDQKQELGRVIHLSNLPHSGYSDSAVLKLAEPYGKIKNYILMRMKSQAFIEMETREDAMAMVDHCLKKALWFQGRCVKVDLSEKYKKLVLRIPNRGIDLLKKDKSRKRSYSPDGKESPSDKKSKTDGAQKTENPAEGKEQEEKSGEDGEKDTKDDQTEQEPSMLLESEDELLVDEEEAAALLESGSSVGDETDLANLGDVSSDGKKEPSDKAVKKDASATSKKKLKKVDKIEELDQENEAALENGIKNEENTEPGAESAENADDPNKDASDNSDGQNDENKEDYTIPDEYRIGPYQPNVPVGIDYVIPKTGFYCKLCSLFYTNEEVAKNTHCSSLPHYQKLKKFLNKLAEERRQKKET from the exons ATGTCCAAGTCATTCCAGCAGTCATCTCTCGGTAGGGATTCACAGGGTCATGGGCGTGACCTGTCTGCAGCAGGAATAGGCCTTCTTGCTGCTGCTACCCAGTCTTTAAGTATGCCAGCATCTCTTGGAAGGATGAACCAGGGTACTGCACGCCTTGCTAGCTTAATGAATCTTGGAATGAGTTCTTCATTGAATCAACAAGGAGCTCATAGTGCACTGTCTTCTGCTAGTACTTCTTCCCATAATTTGCAGTCTATATTTAACATTGGAAGTAGAGGTCCACTCCCTTTGTCTTCTCAACACCGTGGAGATACAGACCAGGCCAGTAATATTTTGGCCAGCTTTGGTCTGTCTGCTAGAGACTTAGATGAACTGAGTCGTTATCCAGAGGACAAGATTACTCCTGAGAACTTGCCCCAAATTCTTCTACAGCTTAAAAGGAGGAGAACTGAAGAAGGCCCTACATTGAGTTATGGTAGAGATGGCAGATCTGCTACACGGGAGCCACCATACAGAGTACCTAGGGATGATTGGGAAGAAAAAAGGCACTTTAGAAGAGATAGTTTTGATGATCGTGGTCCTAGTCTCAACCCAGTGCTTGATTATGACCATGGAAGTCGTTCTCAAGAATCTGGTTATTATGACAGAATGGATTATGAAGATGACAGATTAAGAGATGGAGAAAGGTGTAGGGATGATTCTTTTTTTGGTGAGACCTCGCATAACTATCATAAATTTGACAGTGAGTATGAGAGAATGGGACGTGGTCCTGGCCCCTTACAAGAGAGATCTCTCTTTGAGAAAAAGAGGGGCGCTCCTCCAAGTAGCAATATTGAAGACTTCCATGGACTCTTACCGAAGGGTTATCCCCATCTGTGCTCTATATGTGATTTGCCAGTTCATTCTAATAAG GAGTGGAGTCAACATATCAATGGAGCAAGTCACAGTCGTCGATGCCAGCTTCTTCTTGAAAT CTACCCAGAATGGAATCCTGACAATGATACTGGACACACAAT GGGTGATCCATTCATGCTGCAGCAGTCAACAAACCCAGCACCGGGAATTCTGGGACCGCCACCTCCTTCATTTCATCTTGGAGGACCAGCAGTTGGACCAAGAGGAAATCTGG GTGCTGGTAATGGGAACCTACAGGGACCAAGACACATGCAAAAAGGCAGAGTG GAAACCAGCCGAGTTGTTCACATTATGGATTTTCAGCGAGGAAAAAACTTGAGATACCAGCTATTACAACTGGTAGAACCATTTGGAGTCATTTCAAATCATCTGattctaaataaaattaatgag GCATTTATTGAAATGGCGACCACAGAAGATGCTCAGGCTGCTGTGGATTATTATACAACTACACCAGCATTAGTGTTTGGCAAGCCAGTGAGAGTTCATTTATCCCAGAAGTATAAGAGAATAAAG aaacctgaAGGAAAACCAGATCAGAAGTTTGATCAAAAGCAAGAACTTGGACGTGTGATACATCTCAGCAATTTACCTCATTCTGGCTATTCTGACAGTGCTGTCCTCAAGCTTGCAGAGCCttatgggaaaataaaaaattatatattgatgAGGATGAAAAGTCAG gcTTTTATTGAGATGGAAACCAGAGAAGATGCAATGGCAATGGTTGACCACTGTCTAAAGAAGGCACTTTGGTTTCAGGGAAGATGTGTTAAAGTTGACTTGTCTGAGAAATATAAAAAACTGGTGCTGAGG atTCCTAACAGAGGCATTGACTTACTGAAAAAAGATAAATCTCG GAAAAGATCCTATTCTCCAGATGGGAAAGAATCTCCAAGTGATAAGAAGTCCAAAACTGATGGTGCTCAGAAGACTGAGAATCCAGCTGAGGGTAAAGAACAAGAAGAGAAGTCGGGTGAGGATGGTGAGAAAGACACCAAGGATGACCAGACAGAACAGGAGCCCAGTATGCTTCTTGAATCTGAAGATGAATTGCTTGTCGATGAGGAAGAAGCTGCAGCACTACTAGAAAGTGGAAGCTCAGTGGGTGATGAGACTGATCTTGCTAATTTAGGGGATGTATCTTCTGATGGGAAAAAGGAGCCTTCAGATAAAGCTGTGAAAAAAGATGCAAGTGCAACATCcaagaaaaaacttaaaaag GTGGACAAGATTGAGGAACTTGATCAAGAAAATGAAGCTGCATTGGAAAATGggattaaaaatgaggaaaatacagAACCAGGTGCTGAATCTGCTGAGAATGCTGATGATCCAAACAAAGACGCAAGTGATAATTCAGATGGCCAAAATGATGAGAACAAGGAGGACTATACAATTCCAGATGAGTATAGAATTGGACCATATCAGCCTAATGTTCCTGTTG GTATAGACTATGTGATACCTAAAACAGGGTTTTACTGTAAGCTGTGTTcactcttttatacaaatgaagaAGTTGCAAAGAATACTCATTGCAGCAGCCTTCCTCATTATCAGAAATTAAAG
- the Matr3 gene encoding matrin-3 isoform X2, whose amino-acid sequence MSKSFQQSSLGRDSQGHGRDLSAAGIGLLAAATQSLSMPASLGRMNQGTARLASLMNLGMSSSLNQQGAHSALSSASTSSHNLQSIFNIGSRGPLPLSSQHRGDTDQASNILASFGLSARDLDELSRYPEDKITPENLPQILLQLKRRRTEEGPTLSYGRDGRSATREPPYRVPRDDWEEKRHFRRDSFDDRGPSLNPVLDYDHGSRSQESGYYDRMDYEDDRLRDGERCRDDSFFGETSHNYHKFDSEYERMGRGPGPLQERSLFEKKRGAPPSSNIEDFHGLLPKGYPHLCSICDLPVHSNKEWSQHINGASHSRRCQLLLEIYPEWNPDNDTGHTMGDPFMLQQSTNPAPGILGPPPPSFHLGGPAVGPRGNLGAGNGNLQGPRHMQKGRVETSRVVHIMDFQRGKNLRYQLLQLVEPFGVISNHLILNKINEAFIEMATTEDAQAAVDYYTTTPALVFGKPVRVHLSQKYKRIKKPEGKPDQKFDQKQELGRVIHLSNLPHSGYSDSAVLKLAEPYGKIKNYILMRMKSQAFIEMETREDAMAMVDHCLKKALWFQGRCVKVDLSEKYKKLVLRIPNRGIDLLKKDKSRKRSYSPDGKESPSDKKSKTDGAQKTENPAEGKEQEEKSGEDGEKDTKDDQTEQEPSMLLESEDELLVDEEEAAALLESGSSVGDETDLANLGDVSSDGKKEPSDKAVKKDASATSKKKLKKVDKIEELDQENEAALENGIKNEENTEPGAESAENADDPNKDASDNSDGQNDENKEDYTIPDEYRIGPYQPNVPVEISE is encoded by the exons ATGTCCAAGTCATTCCAGCAGTCATCTCTCGGTAGGGATTCACAGGGTCATGGGCGTGACCTGTCTGCAGCAGGAATAGGCCTTCTTGCTGCTGCTACCCAGTCTTTAAGTATGCCAGCATCTCTTGGAAGGATGAACCAGGGTACTGCACGCCTTGCTAGCTTAATGAATCTTGGAATGAGTTCTTCATTGAATCAACAAGGAGCTCATAGTGCACTGTCTTCTGCTAGTACTTCTTCCCATAATTTGCAGTCTATATTTAACATTGGAAGTAGAGGTCCACTCCCTTTGTCTTCTCAACACCGTGGAGATACAGACCAGGCCAGTAATATTTTGGCCAGCTTTGGTCTGTCTGCTAGAGACTTAGATGAACTGAGTCGTTATCCAGAGGACAAGATTACTCCTGAGAACTTGCCCCAAATTCTTCTACAGCTTAAAAGGAGGAGAACTGAAGAAGGCCCTACATTGAGTTATGGTAGAGATGGCAGATCTGCTACACGGGAGCCACCATACAGAGTACCTAGGGATGATTGGGAAGAAAAAAGGCACTTTAGAAGAGATAGTTTTGATGATCGTGGTCCTAGTCTCAACCCAGTGCTTGATTATGACCATGGAAGTCGTTCTCAAGAATCTGGTTATTATGACAGAATGGATTATGAAGATGACAGATTAAGAGATGGAGAAAGGTGTAGGGATGATTCTTTTTTTGGTGAGACCTCGCATAACTATCATAAATTTGACAGTGAGTATGAGAGAATGGGACGTGGTCCTGGCCCCTTACAAGAGAGATCTCTCTTTGAGAAAAAGAGGGGCGCTCCTCCAAGTAGCAATATTGAAGACTTCCATGGACTCTTACCGAAGGGTTATCCCCATCTGTGCTCTATATGTGATTTGCCAGTTCATTCTAATAAG GAGTGGAGTCAACATATCAATGGAGCAAGTCACAGTCGTCGATGCCAGCTTCTTCTTGAAAT CTACCCAGAATGGAATCCTGACAATGATACTGGACACACAAT GGGTGATCCATTCATGCTGCAGCAGTCAACAAACCCAGCACCGGGAATTCTGGGACCGCCACCTCCTTCATTTCATCTTGGAGGACCAGCAGTTGGACCAAGAGGAAATCTGG GTGCTGGTAATGGGAACCTACAGGGACCAAGACACATGCAAAAAGGCAGAGTG GAAACCAGCCGAGTTGTTCACATTATGGATTTTCAGCGAGGAAAAAACTTGAGATACCAGCTATTACAACTGGTAGAACCATTTGGAGTCATTTCAAATCATCTGattctaaataaaattaatgag GCATTTATTGAAATGGCGACCACAGAAGATGCTCAGGCTGCTGTGGATTATTATACAACTACACCAGCATTAGTGTTTGGCAAGCCAGTGAGAGTTCATTTATCCCAGAAGTATAAGAGAATAAAG aaacctgaAGGAAAACCAGATCAGAAGTTTGATCAAAAGCAAGAACTTGGACGTGTGATACATCTCAGCAATTTACCTCATTCTGGCTATTCTGACAGTGCTGTCCTCAAGCTTGCAGAGCCttatgggaaaataaaaaattatatattgatgAGGATGAAAAGTCAG gcTTTTATTGAGATGGAAACCAGAGAAGATGCAATGGCAATGGTTGACCACTGTCTAAAGAAGGCACTTTGGTTTCAGGGAAGATGTGTTAAAGTTGACTTGTCTGAGAAATATAAAAAACTGGTGCTGAGG atTCCTAACAGAGGCATTGACTTACTGAAAAAAGATAAATCTCG GAAAAGATCCTATTCTCCAGATGGGAAAGAATCTCCAAGTGATAAGAAGTCCAAAACTGATGGTGCTCAGAAGACTGAGAATCCAGCTGAGGGTAAAGAACAAGAAGAGAAGTCGGGTGAGGATGGTGAGAAAGACACCAAGGATGACCAGACAGAACAGGAGCCCAGTATGCTTCTTGAATCTGAAGATGAATTGCTTGTCGATGAGGAAGAAGCTGCAGCACTACTAGAAAGTGGAAGCTCAGTGGGTGATGAGACTGATCTTGCTAATTTAGGGGATGTATCTTCTGATGGGAAAAAGGAGCCTTCAGATAAAGCTGTGAAAAAAGATGCAAGTGCAACATCcaagaaaaaacttaaaaag GTGGACAAGATTGAGGAACTTGATCAAGAAAATGAAGCTGCATTGGAAAATGggattaaaaatgaggaaaatacagAACCAGGTGCTGAATCTGCTGAGAATGCTGATGATCCAAACAAAGACGCAAGTGATAATTCAGATGGCCAAAATGATGAGAACAAGGAGGACTATACAATTCCAGATGAGTATAGAATTGGACCATATCAGCCTAATGTTCCTGTTG